One Ignavibacteria bacterium genomic window carries:
- a CDS encoding T9SS type A sorting domain-containing protein has protein sequence MFTSINTGYISSGSKLKKTTNLGINWSTILDCGSQGIERIKFFDDNLGFVFNRTKVFKTNNGGQNWFEYNLPDSMYNHYMLDSSTGFGSYLGRINSNYGKIYKTTNGGQNWIELGSDLNLHLVTDLLFFDSSEGIALGEKYLPLTRHIYKTTNGGLNWQAIQFSTNAKKMYLDNDILYLLDVNRLCKSSNQGETWKTIFVSDSIPVINSIDIINNHIFLCGYHYYLVSPPYYGIKYKIYISSDGGNIWNLSYNTGASNAINSINFINELTGFAGGSYLLKTTTGGTTFISTINTAVPDKHTLSQNYPNPFNPTTRIKFDVASNSKIKLVVYNTLGKEMTVLVNENMNAGSYETEWNAESFSSGIYYYSLFINNNLIDTKKTVLIK, from the coding sequence ATGTTTACAAGCATTAATACAGGATATATATCTAGTGGTAGCAAATTAAAAAAGACTACAAATTTGGGCATTAATTGGTCAACCATTCTTGATTGTGGAAGTCAAGGTATTGAGAGAATTAAATTTTTTGATGACAACTTGGGGTTTGTTTTTAATAGAACAAAAGTTTTTAAAACAAATAATGGCGGACAGAATTGGTTTGAATATAATTTGCCCGATAGTATGTATAATCATTATATGCTGGATTCAAGTACGGGATTTGGTTCTTATTTAGGTCGAATTAATTCTAACTATGGCAAAATATATAAAACAACTAATGGAGGACAAAATTGGATAGAGCTTGGCTCAGATTTAAACTTGCATTTAGTTACTGATTTATTATTTTTTGACTCATCTGAGGGCATTGCATTAGGTGAAAAATATCTTCCACTTACACGCCATATTTATAAAACAACTAATGGTGGTCTAAATTGGCAAGCAATTCAATTTTCCACTAATGCAAAAAAAATGTATTTAGATAATGATATTTTATATTTACTGGATGTAAATCGATTATGTAAATCCAGTAATCAGGGAGAAACATGGAAAACCATTTTTGTTTCAGATTCTATTCCTGTTATAAATTCAATTGACATTATAAACAATCATATTTTTCTATGTGGCTATCACTACTATCTTGTCAGTCCTCCATATTATGGCATTAAATATAAAATTTATATTTCCTCTGATGGTGGCAATATTTGGAATTTATCTTATAATACAGGCGCTAGTAATGCAATAAATTCTATTAATTTCATAAATGAACTAACAGGATTTGCCGGTGGATCATACCTGTTAAAAACCACCACAGGCGGAACAACTTTTATATCAACAATAAATACTGCTGTTCCTGATAAACATACTTTATCACAGAACTATCCCAATCCGTTCAATCCTACAACAAGAATAAAGTTTGATGTTGCTTCGAACAGTAAAATAAAATTAGTTGTTTATAATACTCTGGGAAAAGAGATGACGGTTTTGGTCAATGAAAACATGAATGCAGGAAGTTATGAAACAGAATGGAATGCGGAAAGCTTTTCAAGCGGAATATATTATTACAGTTTGTTCATAAACAATAATTTAATCGATACAAAGAAAACAGTTTTAATAAAATAA
- a CDS encoding YCF48-related protein yields MNLQKYILIVFIFISSLTYCNDIYAQNWFEVNCGATGRIREIIFVNSSTGYLLDENYPAYSVLRTTNKGINWTLNYSGTYFNDMEFINQTTGFIYVANKTIKTTNGGVNWLEYNAMFSANTYNMLDSFIGYGVGYTSILLKTFDGGQNWVSLSNNINLYPVYGVKFFNQNTGIITGEYIVKPQTYGRILRTTNGGYNWYMAHNNTTIHPCFIKFVNNDTGFAAANRNIMITYDKGQNWLTIQVTSTFISSLDIDFINATTGFIVGFVDNTGGLGYIYKTTTGGLNWNESFSNVAKFQSVCFADSLTIFAGARSGGKLFKTTNGGLTPIINLNNSVPDKHTLSQNYPNPFNPITKIKFDVALSSKIKIVVYNSLGKEMAILVNENMNVGSYETEWNAESFSSGIYYYSLFINNNLIDTKKTVLIK; encoded by the coding sequence ATGAACTTGCAAAAATATATTTTAATAGTTTTTATTTTTATTAGTTCTTTGACATACTGTAATGATATATATGCACAAAACTGGTTTGAAGTGAATTGTGGAGCAACCGGAAGAATCAGAGAAATAATTTTTGTTAATAGTAGCACAGGTTATCTTCTTGACGAAAATTATCCTGCATATAGCGTGCTTAGAACAACTAACAAAGGCATTAACTGGACTTTGAATTATAGCGGGACATATTTCAATGATATGGAATTTATTAATCAAACTACTGGATTTATTTATGTGGCTAATAAAACAATCAAGACTACAAATGGAGGCGTAAACTGGTTAGAGTATAACGCAATGTTTTCCGCAAATACTTATAATATGCTTGACTCGTTTATTGGATATGGGGTGGGTTATACCAGTATTTTGTTAAAAACTTTCGATGGCGGGCAAAATTGGGTTTCGTTAAGTAATAATATTAATTTATATCCTGTCTATGGCGTTAAATTTTTTAATCAAAATACCGGAATAATAACAGGAGAATACATAGTTAAGCCCCAAACTTACGGAAGAATTTTGAGAACTACTAACGGTGGTTATAATTGGTATATGGCACACAACAATACAACGATACATCCTTGCTTTATAAAGTTCGTAAATAATGATACCGGTTTTGCGGCAGCAAATAGAAATATAATGATAACATATGATAAAGGGCAAAATTGGTTAACCATTCAGGTTACTTCCACTTTTATTTCATCCCTTGATATAGATTTTATAAACGCAACAACAGGATTTATTGTTGGATTTGTGGACAACACCGGCGGATTAGGTTATATTTATAAAACAACAACCGGCGGATTGAACTGGAATGAAAGTTTTTCCAATGTAGCCAAGTTTCAATCGGTTTGTTTTGCGGATAGCTTGACAATTTTTGCAGGTGCAAGAAGCGGAGGAAAATTATTTAAAACGACTAACGGCGGGTTAACACCCATAATAAATTTAAATAATAGTGTTCCTGATAAACACACTTTATCACAAAATTATCCGAACCCGTTCAATCCGATTACAAAAATAAAGTTTGATGTTGCATTGAGCAGTAAAATAAAGATAGTCGTATATAACAGCTTAGGAAAAGAGATGGCGATTTTAGTGAACGAAAATATGAACGTCGGAAGTTATGAAACGGAATGGAACGCGGAAAGTTTTTCAAGCGGAATATATTATTACAGTTTGTTCATAAACAACAATTTAATAGATACAAAAAAGACAGTTTTAATAAAATAA
- the sufC gene encoding Fe-S cluster assembly ATPase SufC, producing the protein MITIKNLKAKVEDKEILKGINLQINAGEVHAIMGPNGSGKSTLASVLAGREGYEVTGGEVIFEGKNLLELEPEERAREGVFLAFQYPVEIPGVSTTNFMKVAVNEIRKSKGEEPYSASEFLKLLKQKASLVGLDPQFLSRYVNDGFSGGEKKRNEIFQLAMLDPKFSILDETDSGLDIDALKTVAEGVNKLRSDKNAFLVITHYQRLLNFIVPDFVHVMYDGRIVKSGGKELALHLEEQGYDWVKEEEKVNA; encoded by the coding sequence ATGATAACAATAAAAAATCTTAAAGCTAAAGTTGAAGATAAAGAGATTCTTAAAGGAATTAATCTTCAGATAAACGCAGGCGAAGTGCACGCAATCATGGGACCAAACGGTTCAGGAAAAAGCACGCTTGCTTCCGTTCTTGCAGGACGCGAGGGATACGAAGTAACCGGCGGAGAAGTAATCTTCGAAGGAAAAAACCTACTCGAGCTCGAACCCGAAGAACGCGCGCGCGAAGGTGTGTTCCTTGCATTCCAGTATCCCGTTGAAATTCCTGGAGTCTCGACGACCAACTTCATGAAAGTTGCCGTTAACGAAATCAGAAAATCAAAAGGCGAAGAGCCGTATTCTGCTTCAGAGTTTTTAAAGCTCTTGAAGCAAAAAGCTTCGCTTGTCGGACTTGACCCGCAGTTCTTAAGCAGATACGTCAACGATGGATTTTCAGGCGGTGAGAAAAAGCGAAACGAAATTTTCCAGCTTGCAATGCTCGACCCTAAGTTTTCTATTCTCGATGAAACAGATTCAGGTCTTGATATCGACGCTCTCAAAACCGTTGCCGAAGGCGTGAACAAATTAAGAAGCGACAAGAATGCTTTTCTTGTAATCACTCACTATCAAAGATTATTAAACTTCATCGTTCCTGATTTTGTGCACGTTATGTATGACGGCAGAATCGTAAAGTCAGGCGGTAAAGAGCTTGCGCTTCACCTCGAAGAACAGGGCTACGACTGGGTTAAAGAAGAAGAAAAAGTTAACGCATAA
- the sufD gene encoding Fe-S cluster assembly protein SufD gives MENQDLKYKLISDFKLMESSLNGESKSPLHQIRQDAISVFEEFGFPGKKSEEWKYTNLNPILKNKFRQYLIHEKINLSYEEVAKFIFPGFEGNIIVLINGHYSSKFSKIETNQEGVFIGSFADARKTHNELILKYFAKYADYYRNSLTALNTAFANDGVFIYVPENVTVNEHVLILNIADAREESLIAQPRNLIVLEDGASINVIEEYNTIGSNPFFTNSVLEIVLKSNASIEHYKIQNDGDEAFHIGLTQVQQDTRSKYNSTVVTWGGSLIRNTLNSVLAGEYCECHFNGLYTLQGKQFADNHTLADHAVPNCYSNELYKGLMDDKSVAVFNGKIMVRKDAQKTNAYQSNKNILLSDSAQINAKPQLEIYADDVKCSHGATTGQLDEIAMFYMRSRGISKAEAKILLMHAFATDVIDTVQDDSLREYLHKNLMRKLRKEI, from the coding sequence ATGGAAAATCAGGATTTAAAATATAAACTCATATCGGATTTCAAGCTAATGGAAAGCTCGCTCAACGGCGAGTCGAAGAGTCCGCTTCACCAAATAAGGCAGGATGCAATTTCCGTATTCGAGGAGTTCGGTTTCCCCGGAAAAAAATCCGAAGAGTGGAAATATACCAACCTCAACCCGATTCTTAAAAATAAATTCAGGCAATACCTCATTCATGAGAAAATTAATCTTTCTTATGAAGAAGTTGCAAAATTTATTTTCCCGGGATTTGAAGGCAACATAATCGTTTTAATAAACGGACATTATTCTTCCAAGTTTTCAAAAATTGAAACCAATCAGGAAGGCGTTTTCATCGGGAGCTTTGCAGATGCAAGAAAAACTCACAACGAGCTTATCTTAAAATATTTTGCAAAGTATGCCGATTATTACCGCAACAGCTTAACCGCTCTCAATACCGCTTTCGCAAATGACGGCGTGTTCATTTATGTTCCCGAGAACGTCACCGTTAACGAGCATGTTTTGATTCTTAACATCGCCGATGCGCGTGAAGAAAGCTTGATTGCACAGCCGAGAAATTTAATCGTTCTCGAAGACGGCGCAAGCATTAACGTAATCGAAGAGTATAACACAATCGGAAGCAATCCGTTTTTCACAAACTCAGTTTTGGAAATCGTCTTGAAGTCGAACGCTTCAATAGAGCATTACAAAATTCAGAACGATGGCGACGAAGCATTCCACATCGGGCTTACACAGGTTCAGCAGGATACCCGCAGCAAATATAACAGCACAGTTGTTACATGGGGCGGTTCTTTAATAAGGAATACCCTTAACTCTGTTCTTGCAGGTGAATACTGCGAGTGCCACTTCAATGGTCTTTATACTTTGCAGGGAAAACAGTTTGCAGATAACCATACTCTTGCCGACCACGCAGTTCCGAATTGTTACAGCAACGAGCTTTATAAAGGATTGATGGATGATAAATCCGTTGCAGTATTCAACGGAAAAATTATGGTTCGCAAAGATGCACAAAAAACAAACGCATATCAGTCGAATAAAAATATTTTACTTTCCGACTCTGCACAGATAAACGCAAAGCCACAGCTTGAAATTTATGCAGACGATGTAAAATGTTCGCACGGGGCAACAACAGGACAGCTCGATGAAATTGCAATGTTCTATATGCGCTCACGCGGAATTTCAAAAGCCGAAGCAAAAATTTTATTGATGCACGCATTTGCAACCGATGTAATCGATACCGTTCAGGATGATTCACTTAGAGAATATCTTCACAAAAATCTGATGAGAAAGCTCAGAAAAGAGATTTAA